The Bacillus vallismortis genome window below encodes:
- a CDS encoding UDP-N-acetylglucosamine 1-carboxyvinyltransferase, giving the protein MEKLNIAGGDSLNGTVHISGAKNSAVALIPATILANSEVTIEGLPEISDIETLRDLLKEIGGNVHFENGEMVVDPTSMISMPLPNGKVKKLRASYYLMGAMLGRFKQAVIGLPGGCHLGPRPIDQHIKGFEALGAEVTNEQGAIYLRAERLRGARIYLDVVSVGATINIMLAAVLAEGKTLIENAAKEPEIIDVATLLTSMGAKIKGAGTNVIRIDGVKELHGCKHTIIPDRIEAGTFMIAAAAMGKEVMIDNVIPTHLESLTAKLREMGYHIETSDDQLLIVGGQKHLKPVDVKTLVYPGFPTDLQQPMTALLTRAKGTSVVTDTIYSARFKHIDELRRMGANMKVEGRSAIITGPVELQGAKVKASDLRAGACLVVAGLMADGVTEITGLEHIDRGYSTLEKKLEGLGATIWRERMTDEEIEQLQNS; this is encoded by the coding sequence ATGGAAAAGTTGAATATTGCCGGCGGTGACTCGTTAAACGGTACAGTACATATCAGCGGCGCTAAAAACAGTGCCGTTGCATTAATACCTGCAACCATTTTGGCAAATTCCGAGGTGACAATTGAAGGGCTTCCAGAGATTTCAGATATTGAAACGCTGCGTGACCTGTTAAAGGAAATCGGCGGCAACGTGCATTTCGAGAATGGGGAGATGGTTGTTGACCCCACGTCGATGATCAGCATGCCGCTTCCTAACGGAAAAGTAAAAAAGCTTCGCGCGTCTTATTATTTAATGGGGGCGATGCTCGGCCGCTTTAAGCAGGCCGTCATCGGATTGCCCGGCGGCTGCCACTTGGGCCCCCGGCCGATTGATCAGCATATCAAAGGCTTTGAAGCGCTTGGAGCTGAAGTGACCAATGAACAAGGCGCCATTTATTTGCGTGCTGAAAGGCTGAGAGGCGCACGCATTTATTTAGATGTCGTGAGTGTAGGGGCAACCATTAACATTATGCTTGCCGCTGTCTTGGCAGAAGGGAAAACGCTCATCGAAAACGCTGCGAAGGAACCAGAGATTATTGATGTTGCGACACTGCTTACGAGCATGGGCGCCAAAATCAAAGGTGCGGGAACCAATGTGATCCGAATCGACGGCGTGAAAGAACTGCACGGCTGCAAACACACAATCATTCCGGACAGAATTGAGGCAGGTACATTTATGATTGCTGCTGCTGCAATGGGCAAGGAAGTCATGATCGATAATGTGATCCCCACTCATCTGGAGTCGTTAACAGCAAAGCTGAGAGAAATGGGCTATCATATTGAAACAAGCGATGACCAGCTTCTCATTGTCGGCGGGCAGAAGCACTTAAAGCCGGTTGATGTCAAAACCCTCGTATATCCGGGCTTTCCGACTGATTTGCAGCAGCCGATGACGGCGCTCCTGACAAGAGCAAAAGGGACAAGCGTCGTAACGGACACCATTTACTCGGCAAGATTCAAGCACATTGATGAGCTGAGACGGATGGGTGCCAATATGAAAGTAGAAGGCAGATCCGCCATCATCACAGGTCCTGTCGAGCTTCAAGGCGCAAAAGTCAAGGCGAGCGACCTGCGTGCCGGAGCCTGTCTGGTGGTAGCCGGCCTGATGGCTGACGGCGTCACGGAAATTACGGGCCTGGAGCACATTGACCGCGGATACAGCACCCTTGAGAAGAAGCTTGAGGGGCTTGGAGCGACAATCTGGCGTGAAAGAATGACAGACGAAGAAATAGAACAGCTTCAAAATTCATAA
- the fsa gene encoding fructose-6-phosphate aldolase: MLFFIDTANIDEIREANELGVLAGVTTNPSLVAKEANVSFHDRLREITDVVKGSVSAEVISLKAEEMIEEGKELAKIAPNITVKIPMTSDGLKAVRALTELGIKTNVTLIFNANQALLAARAGATYVSPFLGRLDDIGHNGLDLISDVKAIFDIHGLDTQIIAASIRHPQHVTEAALRGAHIGTMPLKVIHSLTKHPLTDKGIEQFLADWNK; this comes from the coding sequence ATGTTATTTTTTATTGATACAGCCAATATCGATGAAATTAGAGAAGCGAATGAATTAGGAGTTCTTGCCGGTGTTACGACGAACCCTAGTTTAGTAGCAAAAGAAGCTAACGTATCATTCCACGACCGTCTTCGCGAGATTACAGACGTCGTGAAAGGTTCTGTAAGCGCTGAGGTTATTTCTTTAAAAGCTGAAGAGATGATCGAGGAAGGAAAAGAACTGGCGAAAATCGCTCCGAACATCACGGTGAAAATCCCGATGACGTCTGACGGTCTAAAAGCTGTAAGAGCCCTTACTGAATTAGGCATCAAAACAAACGTCACATTGATCTTCAATGCAAACCAGGCGCTTCTTGCTGCCAGAGCAGGGGCAACGTATGTATCTCCTTTCCTGGGACGTTTAGATGACATCGGCCACAACGGACTTGACCTGATTTCAGACGTCAAAGCCATTTTTGACATTCACGGTCTTGACACGCAAATCATTGCGGCGTCAATCCGCCATCCGCAACACGTGACAGAAGCCGCTCTAAGAGGGGCCCATATCGGCACCATGCCGCTGAAAGTCATTCATTCACTCACTAAGCATCCGTTAACAGACAAAGGAATCGAACAATTCCTGGCAGACTGGAATAAATAA
- a CDS encoding class II fructose-bisphosphate aldolase, which produces MPLVSMTEMLNTAKEKGYAVGQFNLNNLEFTQAILQAAEEEKSPVILGVSEGAGRYMGGFKTVVAMVKALMEEYKVTVPVAIHLDHGSSFESCAKAIHAGFTSVMIDASHHPFEENVETTSKVVELAHFHGVSVEAELGTVGGQEDDVIAEGVIYADPKECQELVERTGIDCLAPALGSVHGPYKGEPNLGFKEMEAIGKTTGLPLVLHGGTGIPTADIKKSISLGTAKINVNTENQISSAKAVRDTLAAKPNEYDPRKYLGPAREAIKETVIGKMREFGSSNQA; this is translated from the coding sequence ATGCCTTTAGTTTCTATGACGGAAATGTTGAATACAGCTAAAGAAAAAGGGTACGCTGTAGGACAATTTAACTTAAACAACCTTGAGTTTACTCAAGCGATTTTACAAGCAGCTGAAGAAGAAAAATCTCCAGTGATCCTTGGTGTTTCCGAAGGTGCGGGACGCTACATGGGCGGCTTCAAAACAGTCGTAGCTATGGTAAAAGCACTTATGGAAGAGTACAAAGTGACAGTTCCTGTTGCGATTCACTTAGACCACGGTTCAAGCTTTGAATCTTGTGCGAAAGCGATTCATGCAGGTTTCACATCTGTCATGATCGACGCTTCTCACCATCCATTTGAAGAAAACGTTGAAACAACTTCTAAAGTTGTTGAGCTTGCTCATTTCCACGGAGTATCTGTAGAAGCTGAGCTTGGAACAGTCGGCGGACAAGAAGATGACGTTATCGCTGAAGGCGTAATCTACGCTGACCCTAAAGAGTGCCAAGAACTTGTTGAGCGCACTGGCATCGACTGCCTTGCACCTGCATTAGGTTCTGTTCACGGCCCTTACAAAGGCGAACCAAACCTTGGTTTCAAGGAAATGGAAGCTATCGGTAAAACAACTGGTCTGCCATTAGTTCTTCACGGCGGTACTGGAATTCCGACTGCTGACATCAAAAAATCAATTTCACTTGGTACAGCTAAAATCAACGTAAATACTGAAAACCAAATTTCTTCTGCAAAAGCTGTTCGCGATACATTGGCAGCTAAGCCTAACGAATACGATCCTCGTAAATACCTTGGACCTGCTCGTGAAGCGATTAAAGAAACAGTTATCGGTAAAATGCGTGAATTTGGTTCTTCAAACCAAGCTTAA
- the spo0F gene encoding sporulation initiation phosphotransferase Spo0F — MMNEKILIVDDQYGIRILLNEVFNKEGYQTFQAANGLQALDIVTKERPDLVLLDMKIPGMDGIEILKRMKVIDENIRVIIMTAYGELDMIQESKELGALTHFAKPFDIDEIRDAVKKYLPLKSN, encoded by the coding sequence ATGATGAATGAAAAAATTTTAATCGTTGATGATCAATACGGCATACGTATTTTGCTTAACGAAGTATTCAATAAAGAAGGTTACCAGACGTTTCAGGCTGCAAACGGCCTGCAGGCGCTTGACATCGTGACAAAAGAACGGCCCGACCTTGTGCTTCTGGACATGAAAATTCCCGGCATGGACGGAATTGAAATTTTAAAACGGATGAAGGTCATTGACGAAAACATTCGGGTGATCATCATGACGGCATACGGAGAACTCGATATGATCCAGGAATCAAAGGAACTGGGCGCTTTGACGCATTTTGCGAAGCCTTTTGATATCGATGAAATCAGAGATGCCGTGAAAAAATATCTGCCCCTGAAGTCTAATTAA
- a CDS encoding DUF2529 domain-containing protein produces the protein MLKIFTTQLTGIFSRIQDKESDAIEDGARLLAQAVISGHSIYIYGANELQGVLYEAAESTEPLPSVKPFPESADEVTESDRVLMFYSGAGTAEEQALAKELYEKGAGIVCVSPAAKDSAGIEQYCDVHIDSKLKMPLVPDENGTRYGFPSLMTALYVYHALSFTLKEILQEYA, from the coding sequence ATGTTGAAAATATTTACGACGCAGTTAACAGGTATTTTTTCCCGCATTCAGGATAAGGAATCTGACGCGATTGAAGATGGGGCACGGCTGCTTGCTCAAGCGGTGATCAGCGGGCATTCCATATATATATACGGAGCAAATGAGCTTCAGGGCGTCTTATATGAGGCTGCCGAAAGCACAGAGCCGCTGCCTTCCGTCAAACCCTTTCCAGAAAGCGCTGATGAAGTGACAGAAAGCGACAGGGTGCTGATGTTTTACTCAGGGGCGGGCACTGCCGAAGAGCAGGCGCTCGCGAAAGAGCTTTATGAAAAGGGTGCGGGAATCGTATGCGTATCGCCGGCAGCTAAAGACAGCGCGGGAATTGAACAATATTGTGATGTGCATATTGATTCCAAATTAAAAATGCCGCTTGTTCCCGATGAAAACGGCACCCGTTACGGATTTCCCTCTTTAATGACGGCACTGTATGTTTACCATGCTTTATCGTTTACATTAAAAGAAATTTTGCAAGAGTATGCATAA